A genomic segment from Nocardiopsis sp. Huas11 encodes:
- a CDS encoding GntR family transcriptional regulator produces MYTRPGPSFDPTATSRRDRVYGLLREEVLSGRVTPHTRLGEVRLAERFGVSRTPVREALARLHSDGLVERRENGFYVTVPNLPELRDLYELRVALELRGIARAIEDPSIRHDREILLGELDRWEKLRAQPPAPDPSFVLLDEEFHAALSTASGNRALTDSLVSVNQRIRRVRMYDFLTGDRITSTIAEHIQIVEHLLADELDAAYRAMHEHVGASMAVVLERAQRALTQMALHSDTH; encoded by the coding sequence ATGTATACACGTCCTGGCCCGTCCTTTGACCCGACGGCCACCTCCCGCCGGGACCGCGTCTACGGGCTGCTGCGGGAGGAGGTCCTCAGCGGACGGGTCACCCCCCACACCCGTTTGGGCGAGGTGAGACTCGCCGAACGCTTCGGCGTCTCGCGCACCCCCGTCCGCGAGGCCCTCGCGCGGCTGCACTCCGACGGCCTCGTCGAGCGGCGGGAGAACGGCTTCTACGTCACCGTCCCCAACCTCCCCGAGCTACGCGACCTCTACGAGCTGCGCGTGGCCCTCGAACTGCGCGGCATCGCCCGCGCCATCGAGGACCCCTCCATCCGCCACGACCGCGAGATCCTCCTCGGCGAACTCGACCGCTGGGAGAAGCTGCGCGCCCAGCCCCCGGCACCGGACCCCTCCTTCGTCCTCCTGGACGAGGAGTTCCACGCCGCCCTGTCCACGGCGTCCGGCAACCGCGCGCTCACCGACTCCCTCGTCTCCGTCAACCAGCGCATCCGCCGTGTGCGCATGTACGACTTCCTCACCGGGGACCGGATCACCTCCACCATCGCCGAGCACATCCAGATCGTCGAGCACCTCCTCGCCGACGAACTCGACGCCGCCTACCGGGCCATGCACGAGCACGTGGGCGCGTCCAT